In the genome of Lathyrus oleraceus cultivar Zhongwan6 chromosome 4, CAAS_Psat_ZW6_1.0, whole genome shotgun sequence, the window CATCCTTCATCAAAGGATGAGGACATTAAGGAAGATAAAGAGAAAATCTTACATGAGGATGATAAGCAAGATACCTCGAATCAACAGCCTCAAGATTGGGCAATCGCAAAAGATGATCTATTGTATCAAATTCTGGAAGATATCAAAAGAGGTAGTTTGCAAGCTTGGGAACATGGGTATAGAAGCATGGTGTGGACCTTAAATATGCTTATTGACAGAGCTGAAAGAGGAGTGGATTTCAATATAACCAGGTATAGAGGTATAATCAGATCCTTACTCTATTTAATTATGAGTATGTCAGATATCATGTTTAGTGTGTGCATGGGTGCTAGATATCAAACACCACATAAAGAATCACACTTTAAGATCGTAAAACGTATTTTGAGATATCTTAACAGAACCTCCCATCATGTTTTTTGGTATCCTAAAGGTAATGCTTGTAACTTAGTAGGTTTTTATGATTATGATTTTATGGGGTGCAAGTCGGATAGGAAAAATACTAGTGGTACCCGTCACTTATTTGAAAGTTGTTTAGTTTCTTTGCACAATATGAAGCATCATAGTATTTATCTTTCTACCACCGAGGTAGAATATCTAACCATTGGTAGTTGTTGTGCACAAGTCTTATGGTTAAAGCAACAATTACTAGATTATGATTTAAAACTTGGTTGTGTTTCAATTAAGTGCGATAGTACTAGTGCAATAAGCCTCACTAAAATCTGGTACTTCATTCACAGACCAAATACATTGAGATCTGACACCAATTTTTTAGATATGAGGTGGAAAATGGGATGTTTTTTTTAATACATTGACACCAAAAGTTAGTTTGCTGACATTTTTACAAAATCATTGTCATCAAATCCCTTTCGCAAGATTTGTAGGGATTTTGGAGTCTTAGACTTTTCATTCTTTAAATATAATAAGGATTTTGTTTAGTTTCATTTGATATATTTTGTTTTCACTAACACTATTTTGTAGAAAATCATAGCTTTTACAGACTACATTGGTATGTCTCTATAACTCTTGTATCCGGTTTTATATCATTGTATGTGTTTGTTCTAAAATTGTGCATTGATTTGCTTATTTCCTCCTTACCTTACTGATTCATCTCTAGCATATATTTTTTATTGTTCTTCTTTGCCTTTAAGTCTTCTTAAATGTGTATTTCTAATCATGTGCATTTGAGTATTTGTATAATTGTTCCTGCATTATTTATGTTTAATAATGCATTTCTTTACATAATAGTTTGATCCCTTAATTGTTTGTTGTTGAATATTGGTGTTACATGTCTATTTATATTTTGTTGCATGGGACATGTCTATCTTCGTGTTTGATATCCGATCTTTGTTATTGTATGTTCTTCTTAGTTGTTTAGCTATTGTGTTCATTTGGAACTATTTGTTTGTGGTTGGTTATTTGGTTTTTAGACGCATTTTGATCtatctctttttgatgttgtcaaagggggagaaattgTAATGTGAGTTTAGAATTGTTTTATTCTTTTATATTGTGGTTTGTGTGCAATGCTTCAGGGGgaacaatttttttttcttttggaTAAAAATCGACTCAATTCCAAGTGAAAGCTTGCCAAAtatcaaaaagggggagaatgtaGTTGCATGTCCCTAATACATTCAGAGGGAGTACCTCGATACAATGGTTTTGTTGCTTGTCTTATCACTTTCATCTTCATTTACTTTCATTTATTGAGTCTCATTTATAATTGTACATCCTCTCTGAATCAAGTATTTGAAACAATTTGTTTTTTGCATGCATAAACCAATTGTTATATTTGAGATTTGTTCGTGATCGTTTAAGTCAATTGCCTAAGTTAATAAAACAAGAACCACATGTGATATCAGTTTAAATCATGTGGGAAGTGAAAATTCAAACTATTTTAAAAAATTGAgatttcttgtgtgttattaGAATCACTCACAATCcatgattcaaatcaaacaaAAAAGAGGCAAAATAGAAAAATTTGGATGTTTGTGATTCGAATAACAAAttacacatgattcgaatcatgcaACTTTGTGATTCAAATCACAGTTTGTGCATGACTCGAACGAAACATCCTGGAAGCTAGTGAACTATTTGATTCGAATCAGGTTAActcatgattcaaatcatgatCCTGTATGACTCGAATCACAATCAAATCTCACGAAAATGGGCCACTTTATAATATCTTGTTTCACACTACTTGATTATTTGACTCGAATCACAAAATGGACTTGGCTCGAATCTAACAAATTTTTTCCATCCATTTGTGTGCttaatctcaagcacatataaaattattttttcatcatttttcgTGTGTGAATATCATAATCAACATGTGACTTTTTAGGTGTGAAATATCATAATCAAGTTCAGCAGTAACTAAAGAAAAGCTTACTTTCCTCTAGTATGAGTGTGAAATATGTTGTGCTGCATCAAATTGGGTTCCAACCAACCATAGTTGAAGCATCACACCTGTCTTGGCTAAACTGATTTTTCAAATTGGAACAAAGACTTGGAGAAAATATTTTTGATCAGACAATGAAACAAGCTGACTCTTATGTCGTAGATGTTGGTCAAAATAAAAGAGAGATAAAGAGAGTATGAAGGagaaacaagaaaaataatagTAAAAAGAAATAATAATGGTTATGATAACTTTGAGGAGATGTTAAATAATAACCATTCATCTTTCTTGTTTTATTGGCTATAAAAGCCTTGTATCTTTCATTTGTAATCATCAGAACATAATTTCAATAAATTCTTTTAGTGTAATTGAGTTGTGAAATTTTCATGTGAGAAGAGGTTAATgaatttatatattttattttcattaagtTTGTGTGCTTCCGCGTTAATTTGTTCTTCCACAAATCTGATAATATGGGGAAATTTTGCGTAGTTTCCTAACAACTGGTATCAGAGCCAGTTGGttgatttttctaattttttcTAGTAAAGAAATTTTTAGAGACGATCCTGAGAAAATCAGATTTAAGTGGGAGTGATGGCTGCAGACGaaggaaaaatgaaaattgaaaagtTCGATGGTGTGGACTTTAGCTTTTGGAAGATGCAGATTGAAGATTATCTATATCAGAAAAAGCTACATCAATCTCTCATGGAAACGAAGCCAGATTCGATGAAGGAAGATGAGTGGAACCTTCTCGATAGGCAAGCACTTGGCGTTATCCGATTGTCGTTATCTTGAAATGTTGCTTTTAACATTGCGAAGGAGAAGACAACCGCTAGTCTTTTGAAGGCTCTTTCAAGCATGTATGAAAAGCCTTCAGCATCAAATAAAGTTCATTTGATGAGACGGTTATTTACACTTCGAATGACAGAAGACACATCAATTGCACAACATATCAAGGAACTCAATATTGTAAAAACCCAATTGAGTTCAGTTGGAATTGAGTTTGACGATGAAGTACGAGCATTGATACTTTTGTCTTCCTTACCAGATAGTTGGAGTGCTACTGTCACGGCAGTGAGTAGCTCGTTAGGAAGTACAAAGATGAAATTTGATGATGTACGTGATCTGGTTCTCAGTGAAGAGATCAGGCGAAGAGAGTTGGGTGAATCATCATCCTCTTCAGTATTACATACAGAGGAAAGAGGAAGAAATACAACCAGGGGATATGGACGTGGTAAATCAAAGGACCGACGATCCAAATCCAGAAATCATCGTAGTTTCAATAATTCGAAGACTATCGAATGTTGGAATTGTGGAAAGAAAGGGGATTACAAAAATCAATGTAGAGTccaaccaaagaatcaagaggTAAAGGATGAAGCAAATGTTGCTTCCACTTCAAGAGGAGAAGACGTGTTGATATGCTCTTTGGAGAATAAGGAGAAGTCTTGGGTGTTAGACTCTGGAGCATCCTTCCATGCCACTTCCCAGAAAGAATTCTTTAATAATTATGTCTCTGGAAACCTCGATAAAATTTACCTCGGTAATGAGCAATCATGTGAGATTGCAGGTAAATGTGTAGTGAAATTTAAGTTAGGTGGGTCTGAATGGGAATTGAAAAATGTAAGACATATTCCCGACCTGACAAAGAACTTAATCTCAGTAGGCCAGTTGGCTAGTGAAGGCTACACAACAGTCTTTCATGGTGATCAATGGAAGATTTCAAAGGGAGCAATGACAGTTACTCGCGGTAAAAAGAGTGGTACTCTTTACAAGACAGCGGGAACTTGTCACTTGATTGCGGTTGCGAAAAATGAAAGTCCCAATCTATGGCACCAAAGATTAGGCCATATGAGTGAGAAAGGGATGAAGATCATGCACTCAAACGGAAAACTACAAGGTCTTAGGTCAATAGAAATTGACATGTGTGAAGATTGTATACTTGGAAAACAAAAGCGAGTAAGCTTTCAGACAAATAGGAGAACCCCAAAGAAGGAAAGGCTTGAGCTTATTCACTCTGATGTTTGGGGTCCAACTACCGTTTCATCTATTGGCGGGAAGAAATACTTCGTGACTTTTATTGATGACCATTCCAGAAAGGTATGGGTATACTTTCTGAAATATAAGTCTGACGTATTTGAAGCTTTCAAGGTGTGGAAAGCGATGGTAGAAAACGAGACCGGATTGAAGATCAAAAAGCTCCGAACTGACAATGGTGGTGAATATATAGACACCAAGTTCAAGAATCTATGTTATGAGCACGGAATCAGAATGGAGAGGACTGTGCCAGGTACACCTCAACAGAATGGTGTAGCTGAGCGTATGAATCGAACTTTGACTGAAAGAGCCAGAAGCTTACGTGTGCAGTCAGGCTTACCGAAGCAGTTCTGGGCAGAGGCAGTCAACACATCAGCTTATTTAATCAACCGAGGTCCATCGGTACCATTGGAGCGTAGAATACCAGAAGAGGTATGAAGCGAAAAAGAGGTAAAACTCTCACATATTAGAGTTTTCGGATGTGTATCATATGTGCACATTAGTGATCATGGCAGGAATAAGCTTGATCCCAAATCAAAGAAATGCATTTTCCTCGGTTATGGTGAGGATGAGTTTGGCTATCGACTATGGgatgatgaaaacaagaaaaTGATCCGCAGTAGAGATGTGGTCTTTAATGAAAGAGTTATGTACAAAGATAGGCATAACACAAGCACCAATGAATCAAAATTAAATGACCCAGTTTATGCAGAGGTTGATGATATCCCAGAAAGTCCTATAATTGAAAATCCTCAATTAGAGGAATCAACTGAACAAAGCAGTGAGCAACAATATGACGCATCAGAGACTTGTACTCCAACTTCTATATTGAGAAGGTCTTCTCGACTTCATGTTTCCAATAGGAGATACATGGACTACATGTTGCTAACTGATGGAGGTGAGCCTGAAGACTATGCAGAAGCATGTCAGACCACAGATGCTAGTAAGTGGAAGCTTGCAATGAAAGATGAGATGAAGTCTTTAATCTCCAACCAGACATGGGAACTAGTTGAGTTACCTAATGGAAAGAAGGCACTTCACAACAAATGGGTGTATCGATTAAAAGAGGATCATGATGGTTCTAAGCGATACAAAGCTCGACTAGTTGTCAAAGGATTTCAGCAAAAAGAATGAGTTGATTACACTGAAATCTTTGCTCCAGTTGTGAAACTCAATACTATCAGGTCAATTTTAAGTATTGTGGCCAGCAAAGAGCTCTACCTTGAGCAATTGGACGTGAAGACTGCATTTTTCCACGGAGACTTAGATGAGGAGATCTACATGCACCAACCTGAAGGTTTCTTAGAGGAAGGGAAACAGAATATGGTGTGCAGATTAAAGAAGAGCTTGTATGGCCTGAAACAAGCTCCAAGACAGTGGTATATGAAGTTTTAAAGCTTTATGCACAAGGAAGGTTTCCAGAAGTGCAATGCCGGTCGCTGTTGTTTCTTCAAGAGATATAAGTCCAATTACATCATTTTGCTActctatgtcgatgatatgtTAGTAGCAGGTCCAGATATGGATGAAATCAGAAACTTGAAGTTGCAGTTATCATGAAGGATTTGGGTCCAACAAAGAAGATTCTTGGAATGCAAATCATGAGAGATAAGCAAAGAGGAATTTTGCAGTTATCTCAGGCAGAGTACATCAATCGTATTTTGCAAAGGTTCAACATGGGCAATGCCAAACCGGTTAGCACACCTTTGGCAAGTCATTTTCGCTTATCCAAAGACCAGTCTCCTCAGACGGAGGAAGAAATAGAATTCATGGATAAGATTCCATATGCTTCAGCCATAGGAAGTTTGATGTACGCAATGGTATGTATTAGGCCAGACATTGGCCATGCAGTGGGAGTTGTAAGCAGGTTTATGACAAATCCAGGAAAAGCTCATTGGGAAGCAGTCAAGTGGATTTTTCGGTATCTACGAGGCACTAAAAAGAAATGTCTATACTTTGGCAAAGGAGAAATAAAAGTACAAGGATACGTTGATGCAGACTTTGCCGGTGAAGTTGATCACCGAAGAAGTACGACTGGCTATATATTTACTGTTGGTACTGGAGCAGTTAGTTGGATATCGCGAATACAAAAGATTGTTGCTTTATCCACTACTGAGGCTGAGTATGTAGCAGCCACAGAATCTAGTAAGGAATTAATATGGCTTCAAGGATTGTTAACAGAGTTGGGTTTCATGCAGGAGAAGAGTGTTTTGTATAGTGACAGTCAAAGTGCAATACATCTAGCCAAGAATTCTGCATTTCATTCAAGAACAAAACACATTGGTCTTCGTTATCACTTTATTAGATCTCTTCTTGAGGATGAGATACTAACATTGAGCAAGATACAAGGAAGTGAGAAACCAGCTGACATGTTAACAAAGGTGGTGACAATTGATAAACTGAAGTTGTGCTCTTCTTCAGTTGGCCTGCTAGAATAATAAATTGATAAACGTTGTTGTTTGACCAAGGTGTGAAGACGGATTAAAATCACTCTtcaagtgggagattgttggttAAAATAAAAGAGAGATAAAAAGAGTATGAAGGagaaacaagaaaaataatagTAAAAAGAAACAATAATGGTTATGATAACTTTGAGGAGACGTTAAATAATAACCATTCATCTTTCTTGTTTTATTGGCTATAAAAGCCTTGTATCTTTGGTGTGTAATCATCGGAACATAATTTCAATAAATTTTTTTAGTGTAATTGAGTTGTGAAATTTTCATGTGAGGAGAGGTTAATgaatttatatattttattttcattaagtTTGTGTGCTTCCACGTTAATTTGTTCTTCCACAAATCTGATAATATAGAAAAAATTTGCTAGTTTCCTAACAATAGAAGACAAAGATTCTGTACTGCAAATCGGAAGAAGAGAAGAACTGCAGAAGGCAAAGGACATACTGCTTCACTTTGTGTTCCAATCTTCTGCAAAATACCTACACCTTGGCTGGTCCATTATATTTGTATGTATTGCCCAAATTGGATTTCCCTTTATGTTGAAAAATAGTGAGAAGACTATGTTTGTGGTAGGAAATGGTTTCATCAATGTCATTTGAGTCTTGACAGTGTTCTATGCGTCTCTAAATCCACGGGATATAATGAAACATATGTCTGCGCCTCTCCATTGTGGCGCTCCTGGTGCCATCATATCCCACCACCCGCCGCTCCGACCATTGCTACTTTAATGCTGTCTTTTCTTTAAAAGAGCTACATTTTCATTTCTTTAATAATAGAATATTAAGCATTTTTATGTGTAAAAGTTTTAAAATTTTAGAAACTTAAGATGATTCCTTTGGTGGCCTAATTTTTGGATCAGATCTGCTGTTATAATTATAGAAGATTTCAGCAAAGGAAACTTGGAAGAAGTAGTAAAGTAGTAATTTTGTGCTTCAACTTCTAGCAAATGGTGTAGAAATTTATAGCATGTTGACAGCATGGAAAGTTCAGTAGTTTGGAAATTATGAATCTAGCTTGGAATTCTTTCCAAATTCTCTTGGAGATCATGCAAGTAATTGCTGGTTTTTCCTTCCAAATTCACCTACAATAGATGTTCACTTTAACATTGGATACTTCGAAACAGATTGCAGACTTACAGTGACCCTAAACTAAGCAACTAAACTTCTTGCGGCACAAGTTTTCAAGTAAAGATAAAATTTTCAAGATGCCAAGCATAAATCATATTTGTCAAGAACCAAATCAGAACAAAGGAAGATAAAGCTTGAAAGGTGataaacaaagaaaaaaacaCTTCAATAATTTATTATGCATCAACTAGCTCTATTTCATATACATTAATGACAGTACATGGCAAGAAATACAAAGAATATATATCAAATCTATATTATGCAACAATTAGCACAGTATTTACAAAAAAATTACTTACAAACATGTATTAGAAATAACAAACAGTGAAAGAAGTTATTTAGAGAAGAGGTCTTAGGAGATAATTGAATGAAGCCAGTTTAAGTTAACATCAACATGAGGAACCTCTATCTTCATATTGGGAAGCATAGCTTGGAAAGCTTCCCATGAAGCAGCCGTCTCTTCATCGCACGTTATCACCTTCAAATTCAAAAGATTGATGACTGAGAATGGCAACTCACAACTTCCACAACTTGCCATGTACAGATTCCTTAGATTGCAAATATCACCAAATTCCTCCGGTAAATTTGAAAGACTTATGCAGTTTGAGATGTCAAGATGCCTTAGATTTGAAAGCTTTCCAATGGAATTCGGTATCTCTTCTAAATCAGTGCAGGAACTCAGCCTTAGAAGTTCTAAATTCTCCAATTTTCCAATATCTTGAGGAAGTGAAGAAAGTTTGTGGCAATTAGTAACACTGAGTTTCTTTAATGGGGTGATATCACATACTGCATTAGGCAATACCACCAAATCTTTGCAGTAATCTATGTTCAACTCTTCTAGATTAGGAAATGCATCTGAAATCACCATGCTACCCTTCTCAAAAGCGAGATTCGTATGACACATGTAGAGCGATAGTTTTTTCAGATTCTTCAATGTTCCGAAGGAAGGAACAGAAATCCACTCTAGTCTGATTCTTGTCAGGCTGTGTAAAGAGTTGAGTAGCTCAAAGTTGTTCAGTTCACAAGGATGGAAACCGTAGTTTGTGATTATCAGAACTTTTAGCTTACTCATTTTCTCCATTGACTCCGGAAATAAGTACTGCTTCGTATGGAGATTTAAAATAAGAACCTCAGCCTGTGCTGTTTCAATTTGAGACCAATCCGATGCACAAGTGTCATCTGCAAACGCGAAACATACAAGATCAACCATGGAAAACAAATGAATGAAGACTGCAGCATGTTTTTCAGTAGCATTTTTTAGCTTTTACAATGTGAGTAAGTGAATATAATTTAGATGAAGGTACGAATATTACTAACCAGTTGATACAGATAATATACGGGCATCGAGCTGTTGGGGATTTTGTTTTACGCACAAACTAAGAAATTTTGATAATATACGGATCATCAGGTCTTGCTGCTTCTGACCAATATGCCACTCCCATTTATTTACATTCATGTCAATGATCATTCTTTTTCTCCGCACAATTGGTTCTTTGGTATTTTGGTAAATTCCAAGATCTCTTACAAGATCCTGAAGGGTGATGAAATGGCTATTGTAGTTGTAATCGTCTGCGTCACTTGCATTTTTCCTGGTAAATGAGAAGAGGTTAAGAACTTAAACATATTCAAGGATTTAAGTGGCCTAGACGAAAATAGAATAGCGATTGTACCTTGCTATTGAGACATGAGCCAGATTCATGGAGCTTAATTTGCTGATGATTTCCGTTGCTTCTATTCCATTGTCATCTAGATCATACAACTCTGTCCACATATACATAAGAGCAACAACAGGAATTCTATGGTCTTCGGGAAATAAAGCTAGGTCCTTGAAACACTCTTTGAGTATGAGATTATCTTCCAAAACATCTAATACCTTTTGGAGGATATCAGTAATTAATTCAGTGTTAGAATCAAGTATAGAATGACCTTGTGATAGTTCCTTCACCGTCTTTCGCCAAAAGTCATAGGGCCGATTTCTCAGTGATGTTGCAGTCACTTTGATGGCAATCGGTAAACCTTTGCAATTTTTCACAACCTGCAATTAAGTGAGTTTCAAATGATCATGTACAATCTTGTTTTGCCTATCTCAAATGAACAACTTTAGACTAAAAAATAAGAGCAAGTACCTTTTCGACAAGATCTTTGTCGAGAATATTTGAATTATCTTTTTCCATCTGAGCATAGTGATGGAAAAGTATTACTGCATCTTTGTGAACTAGAGGTTGTAAgacacttgttgtactaaatttTGCAAATGCAACTCTTGAAGTGACCAGAATTTTGAAATCTGATATCTGGAATTGAAGTTTCTGAATATAGGTTTCTGAGTTAGGCCAAACATCATCCAGAACCAACAAAAGTGGACTTCCCTCAACTTTCTTCAGCAGAAGTCCCAATCTATTGACAGCATCTTCATCAGTTTGAAACTCAGGCACCGGATAATATCCACAATGTTCAAATAGTCTTTCGATTATAATCTTCAACATCGGTGTTTTAGAGAAGGTGACAAATATCATATTCTCCTTGAATTTAGCCTTAACATGTTCATCCCAACAAAGCTTTGTAGCCAAAGTGGTTTTTCCCAATCCTCCCAAACCGGTCAACACAAGGGTGGAACTACCATCCTTAAGAAGCTCCATTTTCAGCTTCGTAAACGGTATATCCAACCCAACAGTGAATTCTGGATTTTCAGGAATACCAAAAGGACTCTTAATTGGTGGTTCTCCATCTTCATTAAGTTTGTGTTCAAAATTTTCATTGTTGATAAGCTCAAGAATCTCTCTGACTTTATAAAGCGTCTCTTTCACATCCTTTACGGTAAGAGATTGCGAATCTTCGCCAACAACATAAGAACCATTCCTGAACAATGAGAGACACTTGTTCCACAAGGTATTGTGAGAAGAGCATTTGCATGCAACATTTTCTTGTAAGAGAGAGTTTATTTCAGCTCTAGGTTGATTCAAGTGTTGATTGTATTGGTTAATGTCTTTAACAAGAGGACTTAAATCCTTTAAAGTTGATCTCAACAATGTTCTTGTACGTTTGTTGTTTCTAGCTTTTTCAACAATTTGTGATATCTTAATCAAGATATCATGAAATCTTGTTGTAAGGGAAAGAATATGTGTGGCGCTACTCATGAATTTGGTTCCTTCCTTTGTTTTGTGATAATGTTTTGATGTGTTTGGTGTTATATAGATATGAAAGAAATGAAACTTACATGAGATATTTATATAGCATAGACAGAAAGGAATGATCAAAGTTTTGTTCTTCCTCTCTTTCCCACTTACTACGTACTAATCTTCGCAGCTATTCTTTCGGTAGTTGTCTTGTTTTTTGTTTTGTCCGACACAAATTCCTGCATAGGAAACATAACGCGTACGGTTAGAAACCAGAAAACATGTAAAATATTTTAATTATGATACAGTATAATCttttcattttctctcaaaacaTATGCTAAGAAAATATTATGTCGATCTAAGAATAATCCCAACTAGTTCAAAATATTTGTTAAGAAATTATATATAATAATAGTTTTATGGAATTAAGTAATTGACCCTTTAAAAGTCTAAATATTAATATATCAAATTGCTTCGCTAAAAAAAATACACGTAATCCTTTTAATATTATGATGTGTAACCTTAATATTAATTTCAATTGAGTGTTATGGTTTAATTTCTTGTAAGACAATTAACTACCGACATGTATGAAAGATTATTAATTATTCTTTTTATCATCATTATAAACATGgatatttttttttgaaaaattattaAATAATGATACATTTATTAATGGTTGAAGTTTGAATTTTctttttattgttatttttaaatgtcaatataaaatattaataatggtTGAAGTTTTGTATTATTTTTAACATGTCTTTCATCTTCTCTTTATCACAATTGTTGAAAACATGTTCTTCTATCttaataatttaaaatatgcaTAAAGTTACTCACCATATCATAACATACAAAATCCATGAAAggaaaaaaatagaaaattataTTACATTCTGAAGAACTCATGATTCACATAAGTAATTCTTGCATAAAAAGAGTTCAGTGTCAAAACCACTCTTGCATTCTATATAACATTTATACACAAGTTACATGTAAGAGAGTTAGCAAAAGCACTAGCATTCAACGTGAA includes:
- the LOC127074482 gene encoding probable disease resistance protein At5g66900 codes for the protein MSSATHILSLTTRFHDILIKISQIVEKARNNKRTRTLLRSTLKDLSPLVKDINQYNQHLNQPRAEINSLLQENVACKCSSHNTLWNKCLSLFRNGSYVVGEDSQSLTVKDVKETLYKVREILELINNENFEHKLNEDGEPPIKSPFGIPENPEFTVGLDIPFTKLKMELLKDGSSTLVLTGLGGLGKTTLATKLCWDEHVKAKFKENMIFVTFSKTPMLKIIIERLFEHCGYYPVPEFQTDEDAVNRLGLLLKKVEGSPLLLVLDDVWPNSETYIQKLQFQISDFKILVTSRVAFAKFSTTSVLQPLVHKDAVILFHHYAQMEKDNSNILDKDLVEKVVKNCKGLPIAIKVTATSLRNRPYDFWRKTVKELSQGHSILDSNTELITDILQKVLDVLEDNLILKECFKDLALFPEDHRIPVVALMYMWTELYDLDDNGIEATEIISKLSSMNLAHVSIARKNASDADDYNYNSHFITLQDLVRDLGIYQNTKEPIVRRKRMIIDMNVNKWEWHIGQKQQDLMIRILSKFLSLCVKQNPQQLDARILSVSTDDTCASDWSQIETAQAEVLILNLHTKQYLFPESMEKMSKLKVLIITNYGFHPCELNNFELLNSLHSLTRIRLEWISVPSFGTLKNLKKLSLYMCHTNLAFEKGSMVISDAFPNLEELNIDYCKDLVVLPNAVCDITPLKKLSVTNCHKLSSLPQDIGKLENLELLRLSSCTDLEEIPNSIGKLSNLRHLDISNCISLSNLPEEFGDICNLRNLYMASCGSCELPFSVINLLNLKVITCDEETAASWEAFQAMLPNMKIEVPHVDVNLNWLHSIIS